Proteins co-encoded in one Marinobacter qingdaonensis genomic window:
- a CDS encoding radical SAM protein: protein MYSFPIDYIEPVFRPPSEAKSLILPVTNGCSWNKCSFCEMYTQPQKKFRARKPEDVRQDIAKAAQSLGGVRRVFLADGDAMVLPTRRLLEILADLKAAFPDLQRVSSYCLPRNLARKSVEELAELKAAGLQILYVGMESGDDEVLSRVNKGETWESTRSALCKIKEAGLTSSVMVLNGLGGEALSRQHAINTAKLCNETQPDYLSTLVVSFPQGEERFRAAFGEDFAPLSQQGLFEEIRLFLEHLELDRTVFRSDHASNYLVLKGNLGRDKQKLLDQVNVAIANPGAAPLRAEWMRGL from the coding sequence ATGTACAGTTTTCCCATCGATTACATCGAGCCGGTTTTCCGCCCGCCAAGCGAGGCGAAATCGCTGATTCTCCCGGTCACAAATGGCTGCTCCTGGAACAAGTGCAGCTTTTGCGAAATGTACACCCAGCCGCAGAAGAAGTTCCGGGCCCGCAAGCCGGAGGATGTACGCCAGGACATCGCCAAGGCGGCACAGAGCCTGGGTGGGGTGCGCCGGGTGTTCCTGGCCGATGGCGACGCCATGGTGCTGCCGACCCGGCGGCTGCTGGAGATCCTTGCCGACCTGAAAGCCGCGTTTCCGGATCTGCAGCGGGTATCTAGCTACTGCCTGCCGCGCAATCTGGCCCGCAAATCCGTGGAGGAGCTGGCGGAACTCAAGGCAGCGGGGCTGCAGATCCTGTATGTCGGTATGGAGTCCGGTGACGATGAGGTCCTGAGCCGGGTGAACAAGGGGGAAACCTGGGAGTCGACCCGCTCGGCCCTGTGCAAGATCAAGGAAGCGGGGCTGACCAGCTCGGTCATGGTGCTCAATGGCCTTGGCGGCGAGGCACTGTCTCGTCAGCACGCCATCAACACCGCGAAGCTGTGCAACGAAACCCAGCCGGATTACCTGTCCACCCTGGTGGTCAGCTTTCCGCAGGGCGAGGAACGCTTCCGCGCCGCCTTCGGGGAGGACTTTGCACCCCTGTCCCAGCAGGGATTGTTCGAGGAAATTCGTCTCTTCCTGGAGCATCTGGAACTGGATCGGACGGTGTTCCGCAGTGACCATGCGTCGAACTACCTGGTGCTGAAGGGCAACCTGGGCCGGGACAAGCAGAAGCTGCTGGACCAGGTCAATGTCGCCATCGCCAACCCGGGCGCTGCGCCGCTACGGGCGGAGTGGATGCGCGGTTTGTAA
- a CDS encoding SixA phosphatase family protein gives MELLIMRHGEAGWHTLDQERELTETGRLHVAEAAAQIAESPWRPKLIWSSPFVRARETAAIVSEILNCPVEERPFLTPDDDPGQCLDALLDTDISPLMIVSHMPLVGSLATLLVDAHRNGIPFMTSQAVMLDMPVVGPGCADLKAQFLP, from the coding sequence GTGGAGTTGCTCATCATGCGTCACGGCGAGGCGGGGTGGCACACCCTGGATCAGGAACGCGAACTGACCGAGACCGGTCGTCTGCATGTGGCGGAAGCAGCCGCCCAGATCGCGGAATCACCCTGGCGGCCGAAACTGATCTGGAGCAGCCCCTTTGTCCGGGCCAGGGAAACAGCGGCCATCGTGTCTGAAATCCTGAATTGCCCGGTCGAGGAACGCCCGTTCCTGACCCCCGATGACGACCCAGGTCAATGCCTGGATGCGCTGCTGGACACGGACATCTCACCTCTGATGATTGTCTCCCACATGCCGCTGGTCGGCAGCCTGGCGACATTGCTGGTGGATGCGCACCGTAATGGCATTCCGTTCATGACGTCCCAGGCCGTGATGCTTGACATGCCGGTGGTCGGCCCGGGCTGCGCCGACTTGAAAGCCCAGTTTCTGCCCTGA